A window of Apium graveolens cultivar Ventura chromosome 8, ASM990537v1, whole genome shotgun sequence contains these coding sequences:
- the LOC141680821 gene encoding uncharacterized protein LOC141680821: protein MTSDRSWIGRHRFNEAKYLTEDYKNGVDNFIKFSIENLDPEDNGLIRCPCKNCGNEYYKYPSTVKVDLYRHGIMQWYTRWDCHGVKDMLCNNVGTSFGNTSYRDDDMYDVHDDDFEDCEDFDEEPNAKVKEFYEMVNTASEPIYRNNANFTTLDFVMELLRCKNRHNCSNNGFDDLLHLIGLVLPNDHKLPEKYYTIRKMIRGLNMEYEKIDACENDCILFYKEHSEKTKCDICKRDRYKVQKDPKKQKIPRKILRYFPITTRLQRLFIAEKTAKCMRWHHDRVVVEGQLSHPADGDEWKQFDRRFTRFSKEIRNVRLGLSTDGFDPFRDAHAKEYIVWPVVIVVYNLPPSMCTKAPYMFMPLLIPGPTDPTKDLYVYLRSLIDELKLLWHTGVETYDIYSRTNFMMKAALFT from the coding sequence ATGACATCCGATCGTAGTTGGATTGGTCGTCATCGATTTAACGAGGCAAAATATTTAACGGAAGATTACAAAAATGGTGTGGATAATTTCATTAAATTTTCTATTGAAAATCTTGATCCCGAAGACAACGGTCTTATAAGATGTCCGTGCAAAAATTGTGGTAATGAGTACTACAAGTATCCTAGTACCGTGAAAGTTGATTTGTATCGACATGGTATTATGCAATGGTATACTAGATGGGATTGTCATGGCGTAAAAGATATGTTGTGCAACAATGTTGGAACGAGTTTTGGCAATACTAGCTACAGAGATGATGATATGTATGATGTACATGATGACGATTTTGAGGATTGCGAAGATTTTGATGAAGAACCGAATGCAAAAGTAAAAGAATTTTACGAGATGGTAAATACCGCTTCCGAACCAATATATCGAAATAATGCCAATTTTACAACATTGGACTTTGTAATGGAGTTGCTTCGTTGCAAAAATAGGCATAATTGTAGTAATAATGGTTTTGATGACTTGCTACACCTCATTGGATTAGTATTGCCTAATGATCATAAGTTGCCTGAGAAGTACTACACTATACGAAAGATGATTAGAGGATTGAATATGGAGTATGAAAAGATTGATGCTTGTGAGAATGATTGCATTTTATTCTACAAGGAACATAGTGAGAAGACCAAGTGTGATATATGCAAAAGAGACCGCTACAAAGTgcaaaaagatcctaaaaaaCAGAAGATCCCGCGTAAGATCTTGCGTTATTTTCCTATTACCACGAGATTGCAGCGTTTATTCATAGCTGAGAAAACAGCAAAATGTATGAGATGGCATCATGATAGAGTTGTTGTTGAAGGTCAATTAAGTCACCCAGCAGATGGAGATGAATGGAAACAATTTGATCGTAGATTTACACGATTTTCAAAGGAGATTAGAAATGTTAGACTCGGACTCTCTACTGATGGATTTGATCCCTTTCGCGATGCTCATGCCAAGGAGTATATTGTATGGCCTGTGGTGATTGTTGTGTATAATCTTCCCCCCTCTATGTGTACTAAGGCTCCATACATGTTCATGCCTCTTCTTATTCCCGGACCAACGGATCCTACAAAAGACTTATATGTTTATCTTAGATCGCTAATTGATGAGTTGAAATTATTGTGGCATACCGGGGTGGAAACATATGACATATATTCACGTACAAATTTTATGATGAAGGCTGCACTTTTCACGTAA
- the LOC141680824 gene encoding uncharacterized protein LOC141680824, whose translation MVLVWETVEVCEAAFNLGNYDKDSYDFQRFVVDAEQPLFEGSECTKLQSMLKLHNWKARFGISDTAFTELLSSVGSILPKDNVLPPNAYEAKKTLSDLGLEYIKIHSCPNDCILYRGIHSDASQCPHCKLSRWKVRKNGQLRVNVPAKVMWYFPIIPRFKRLFKSPSTAELMTWHANQRINDDKMRHPADSPSWRNIDYRWPAFGSESRNIRLALSADGINPHTNGLVNQYTCWPIVLVTYNLPPWLCMKRKFMMLSVLVPGPHEPGNNIDVYLQPLIDDLKKLLEEGKPNVYDAYSKSYFTLKAILLWTINEFPAYGNLSGCVNKGYKSCPICGDDTVAKYLSHSRKMCFQGYRRYLPRQHPYRRYKAAFNEQQELGNACQPLSGVEVLARQERIDFCFGKEVKKSKKVECPWKKKSVFFELEYWKYHHVRHCLDVMHIEKNVCDNLLGTLLNMRKSKDSEAARRDMIDMGVRHDLAPQVGEKKTYLPPSPFTLSKAEKKKVLNSFLSMKLPSGHGSNIKNCVSMSDLKIYGLKSHDCHILLQQLLPVAIRSVLPKNVRVTIIRLCFFFNALCSKVVDVSKLDKLQSDKCVYVDRMHKEYLDEIYRGKKKSVHWLMGEHNRLFADWFEKKVSSEMKGNPDAVSETIR comes from the exons ATGGTTTTAGTTTGGG AAActgttgaagtttgtgaagcggCTTTTAATTTGGGTAATTACGATAAGGATTCATATGATTTTCAGAGGTTTGTTGTTGATGCAGAACAACCGTTGTTTGAGGGCAGCGAGTGCACAAAGTTACAGTCAATGTTAAAATTGCATAATTGGAAAGCTAGGTTTGGTATTAGCGACACTGCCTTTACTGAGCTGCTCTCTTCAGTTGGCTCGATCCTTCCTAAAGATAATGTGTTGCCTCCTAACGCATATGAAGCGAAGAAAACTTTATCCGATTTAGGTCTAGAGTATATAAAAATTCATTCGTGTCCCAATGATTGTATACTGTATAGGGGCATACATTCTGATGCTTCTCAGTGTCCTCATTGCAAGCTGTCACGTTGGAAAGTACGGAAGAATGGCCAACTTAGGGTCAATGTTCCAGCCAAGGTCATGTGGTATTTTCCTATAATTCCAAGATTTAAACGGTTATTTAAATCTCCCTCTACTGCTGAACTCATGACTTGGCATGCAAATCAGCGAATAAATGATGACAAGATGCGACATCCGGCCGACTCTCCTTCTTGGAGGAATATCGATTACCGGTGGCCTGCCTTTGGTAGTGAATCTAGGAATATTAGGTTGGCTTTATCAGCGGATGGTATCAACCCACATACTAATGGGTTAGTCAATCAATATACTTGCTGGCCAATTGTGTTGGTAACGTACAATCTTCCTCCGTGGTTATGCATGAAAAGGAAGTTCATGATGTTGTCAGTTTTAGTTCCTGGTCCACATGAGCCGGGAAATAACATCGACGTTTATTTACAACCGTTGATTGATGATCTGAAAAAACTTTTGGAAGAAGGTAAACCAAACGTTTATGACGCCTATAGTAAATCATATTTCACTCTAAAAGCAATTTTATTGTGGACTATAAATGAATTTCCAGCATATGGAAACTTGTCAGGCTGCGTGAATAAGGGTTATAAGAGTTGTCCAATTTGTGGTGACGATACTGTGGCTAAATATTTAAGTCACAGTAGGAAGATGTGCTTCCAAGGTTATCGCCGTTATTTGCCTAGGCAGCACCCTTATAGGAGGTATAAGGCGGCCTTTAACGAACAACAAGAGTTGGGGAACGCATGTCAACCCCTTTCCGGAGTAGAAGTGTTAGCGCGTCAGGAACGAATTGATTTTTGTTTTGGAAAAGAGGTGAAGAAGTCGAAGAAggtggaatgtccatggaagaaAAAATCTGTTTTCTTTGAGTTAGAATATTGGAAATATCATCATGTTCGCCACTGTCTCGATGTTATGCACATCGAGAAAAATGTGTGTGATAATCTGCTTGGGACGTTATTAAATATGCGAAAGTCAAAAGATAGTGAGGCGGCACGTCGTGATATGATTGATATGGGTGTTAGACATGATTTAGCTCCTCAAGTAGGAGAAAAGAAGACCTATCTGCCCCCTTCCCCTTTTACTTTGTCGAAGGCCGAAAAAAAGAAAGTGTTGAACTCATTCTTGTCTATGAAACTTCCCTCTGGACATGGATCAAACATAAAAAATTGTGTATCCATGTCTGATTTGAAGATATACGGGCTTAAGTCCCATGACTGCCATatccttctccaacaactccTCCCTGTTGCCATTCGATCTGTTCTCCCGAAAAATGTTAGGGTCACAATCATACGACTGTGCTTCTTTTTTAATGCTTTATGCAGCAAAGTTGTCGATGTCTCAAAACTCGATAAATTGcagtcagat AAGTGCGTTTATGTGGACCG AATGCACAAGGAGTATTTGGATGAAATTTACCGAGGGAAGAAAAAAAGTGTTCATTGGCTCATGGGAGAGCACAATCGGCTATTTGCCGATTGGTTTGAAAAAAAA GTAAGTAGTGAAATGAAGGGAAATCCCGATGCTGTTTCAGAGACGATACGATGA
- the LOC141680822 gene encoding uncharacterized protein LOC141680822: MVLVWETVEVCEAAFNLGNYDKDSYDFQRFVIDAEQPLFEGSECTKLQSMLKLHNWKARFGISDTAFTELLSSVGSILPKDNVLPPNAYEAKKTLSDLGLEYIKIHSCPNDCILYRGIHSDASQCPHCKLSRWKVRKNGQLRVNVPAKVMWYFPIIPRFKRLFKSPSTAELMTWHANQRINDDKMRHPADSPSWRNIDYRWPAFGSESRNIRLALSADGINPHTNGLVNQYTCWPVVLVTYNLPPWLCMKRKFMMLSVLVPGPHEPGNNIDVYLQPLIDDLKKLWEEGKPNVYDAYSKSYFTLKAILLWTINEFPAYGNLSGCVNKGYKSCPICGDDTVAKYLSHSRKMCFQGYRHYLPRQHPYRRYKAAFNGQQELGNACQPLSGVEVLARQERIDFCFGKEVKKSKKVECPWKKKSVFFELEYWKYHHVRHCLDVMHIEKNMCDNLLGTLLNMRKSKDSEVARRDMIDMGVRHDLAPQVGEKKTYLPPSPFTLSKAEKRKC; this comes from the exons ATGGTTTTAGTTTGGG AAActgttgaagtttgtgaagcggCTTTTAATTTGGGTAATTACGATAAGGATTCATATGATTTTCAGAGGTTTGTTATTGATGCAGAACAACCGTTGTTTGAGGGCAGCGAGTGCACAAAGTTACAGTCAATGTTAAAATTGCATAATTGGAAAGCTAGGTTTGGTATTAGCGACACTGCCTTTACTGAGCTGCTCTCTTCAGTTGGCTCGATCCTTCCCAAAGATAATGTGTTGCCTCCTAACGCATATGAAGCGAAGAAAACTTTATCCGATTTAGGTCTAGAGTATATAAAAATTCATTCGTGTCCCAATGATTGTATACTGTATAGGGGCATACATTCTGATGCTTCTCAGTGTCCTCATTGCAAGCTGTCACGTTGGAAAGTACGGAAGAATGGCCAACTTAGGGTCAATGTTCCAGCCAAGGTCATGTGGTATTTTCCTATAATTCCAAGATTTAAACGGTTATTTAAATCTCCCTCTACTGCTGAACTCATGACTTGGCATGCAAATCAGCGAATAAATGATGACAAGATGCGACATCCGGCCGACTCTCCTTCTTGGAGGAATATCGATTACCGGTGGCCTGCCTTTGGTAGTGAATCTAGGAATATTAGGTTGGCTTTATCAGCGGATGGTATCAACCCACATACTAATGGGTTAGTCAATCAATATACTTGCTGGCCAGTTGTGTTGGTAACGTACAATCTTCCTCCGTGGTTATGCATGAAAAGGAAGTTCATGATGTTGTCAGTTTTAGTTCCTGGTCCACATGAGCCGGGAAATAACATCGACGTTTATTTACAACCGTTGATTGATGATCTGAAAAAACTTTGGGAAGAAGGTAAACCAAACGTTTATGACGCCTATAGTAAATCATATTTCACTCTAAAAGCAATTTTATTGTGGACTATAAATGAATTTCCAGCATATGGAAACTTGTCAGGCTGCGTGAATAAGGGTTATAAGAGTTGTCCAATTTGTGGTGACGATACTGTGGCTAAATATTTAAGTCACAGTAGGAAGATGTGCTTCCAAGGTTATCGCCATTATTTACCTAGGCAGCACCCTTATAGGAGGTATAAGGCGGCCTTTAACGGACAACAAGAGTTGGGGAACGCATGTCAACCCCTTTCCGGAGTAGAAGTGTTAGCGCGTCAGGAACGAATTGATTTTTGTTTTGGAAAAGAGGTGAAGAAGTCGAAGAAggtggaatgtccatggaagaaAAAATCTGTTTTCTTTGAGTTAGAATATTGGAAATATCATCATGTTCGCCACTGTCTCGATGTTATGCACATCGAGAAAAATATGTGTGATAATCTGCTTGGGACGTTATTAAATATGCGAAAGTCAAAAGATAGTGAGGTGGCACGTCGTGATATGATTGATATGGGTGTTAGACATGATTTAGCTCCTCAAGTAGGAGAAAAGAAGACCTATCTGCCCCCTTCCCCTTTTACTTTGTCGAAGGCCGAAAAAAGAAAGTGTTGA
- the LOC141678071 gene encoding uncharacterized protein LOC141678071: MFQAKELTITHVAHPQHSLALIHRPCSFKCDACNVEENIRDMSYKCTTCQFWIHKSCADAPNLLYLFQSLHEHPIFLFYGRPQRYHAYNLWCRLCSENISQLSWYYQCRDECTFLTHLHCARSRSSEYETYDSNLVHLPAADESSRNLLVEQFLKLMVDNNFSAEDKHWSHEHPLQLITSNDLNDQKGDDGTDQLLCDGCIKPIRTDGDQFFGCVLCKFFLHKVCAEISRSLVKDLFPGKIYRSYMSTEQCTIIKCDWCGGYGNGMYLEYYSDGRYRKIHIECWNLPKTIKHEAHRHQLDQVFTIGHACNACGIYYKEYCSKHRCEQCEFYICVGCSMKPRTVTHPWDPHPLYLRYDAGMVMNHDYEFNCEFCSEEINTNFWFYHCSDCDLSFHLGYCFEMSSYRYYSNVKTGRTFFIDSPLHYHRLGFVLNKKVRSCLNCDGKQLGKPVLECLPCKILYCTDCVWMLMLRQNRFLRISQRMSS, encoded by the exons ATGTTCCAAGCCAAGGAGCTCACAATTACTCATGTAGCTCACCCTCAACACTCATTAGCCTTAATCCATCGCCCTTGCTCGTTTAAATGTGATGCTTGCAATGTAGAGGAGAATATTAGAGACATGTCTTATAAATGCACGACATGTCAGTTTTGGATCCACAAGAGTTGTGCTGATGCTCCTAACCTCCTTTACCTGTTTCAATCTCTCCATGAACACCCTATCTTCCTCTTTTACGGTCGTCCACAACGGTATCACGCGTATAATCTGTGGTGCAGACTCTGCAGTGAAAATATTAGTCAACTCAGTTGGTATTACCAATGTAGGGATGAATGCACATTTTTAACCCATCTTCACTGTGCCAGATCAAG ATCAAGCGAATATGAAACATATGATTCCAATTTGGTACACCTCCCAGCAGCTGATGAATCATCCCGAAATTTGTTAGTCGAACAATTTCTCAAGTTGATGGTGGATAACAACTTTAGTGCAGAAGATAAACATTGGAGTCACGAACATCCTTTACAACTCATTACTAGTAATGATTTAAATGATCAGAAAGGTGATGATGGAACAGATCAGTTGCTATGTGATGGCTGTATCAAACCGATACGAACAGATGGCGATCAATTCTTTGGATGTGTTCTTTGTAAATTCTTTCTGCACAAAGTCTGTGCTGAGATTTCCCGTTCTCTTGTGAAGGACTTATTCCCAGGTAAGATATACAGATCATACATGTCCACAGAGCAATGCACGATTATTAAGTGTGATTGGTGTGGAGGTTACGGCAATGGCATGTACTTGGAATATTATTCAGACGGGCGTTACAGGAAGATTCATATTGAATGCTGGAACCTACCTAAAACGATCAAACATGAGGCTCATCGTCACCAACTAGATCAAGTTTTTACAATTGGTCACGCTTGTAATGCATGTGGAATATATTACAAGGAGTACTGCAGCAAGCACCGGTGTGAACAATGTGAATTCTATATATGCGTAGGCTGTAGCATGAAGCCAAGAACAGTTACACACCCCTGGGATCCTCACCCCCTCTACCTGAGATATGATGCGGGCATGGTCATGAATCATGACTACGAGTTCAATTGCGAGTTTTGCTCCGAGGAAATTAATACTAATTTCTGGTTCTACCATTGCAGTGATTGCGATCTTTCATTTCATCTTGGATACTGCTTCGAGATGTCATCTTATCGCTACTACTCAAATGTCAAGACTGGGCGTACATTTTTTATTGACTCTCCACTCCACTATCACCGCCTTGGATTTGTTTTGAACAAGAAAGTTCGTAGTTGTCTAAATTGTGACGGTAAGCAACTTGGTAAGCCAGTCCTAGAATGCTTACCATGTAAAATACTATACTGTACAGACTGTGTTTGGATGTTAATGTTACGCCAGAACCGGTTTCTTAGAATATCACAGAGGATGTCATCGTGA